ACAACCGACCGAGGCCGAGGTCGAGGTTATCGTGGTCGAGGAGGACGCGGCCAGAATTACCAGTATGAAGGAGGACGTGGACAGAATTACCATAACCAAGGAGGACGAGGCCAGAATTATCAAAACAAGGGAGGACGACAGAATTTCACCTATCGAGGCAGAGGTCGAAATTCTTATGGACAACGAGGACGAGGAAGAGGTCAGTATAGAGGCGGTTATTCTCAATCCTACAATCGACAAGGGTTTGATAAAGCAAATGTCGAGTGCTATACTTGTCACGAATTCGGGCATTACAGTTATGAGTGTCCAATAGCCGAAAATACCAGGACCAATCAACAAGTCAATTATGCCGATGGTGGAGATGATAATGAGCAGGTAACTTCAACCTCTCTTTTTATTCACAAAGGACTTGAAGGTGATCAGTGCAGCATGTGGTACTTGGACACTGGAGCAAGCAATCACATGTGCGGGAATAAAGAACTCTTCGTGGAGCTGAAAGAGACATCTTATGGGGACGTGACCTTTGGAGATTCCTCAAAAGTTGCTGTTCAAGGAAAAGGTAACATCCTGATTAAGCTGAAGAATGGAAATCATGGTTTTATATATGACGTCTATTATGTGCCTGCCATGAAAAGTAATATTTTGAGTCTTGGTCAATTGCTGGAGAAAGGATTTGATGTTAGTATCAAGAATTCCCGCCTTACTATCAATGATGCTCGTGGTAATTTGGTTGCCTGTGTGAAGATGTccaaaaatagattatttgCATTGAATATGAAACATGATATGTTGAAGTGCATGAATTCCATTGTTAAAGATGAATCGTGGTTATGGCATTTGCGTCTTGGACATCTAAATTTTGGTGGTTTAAAGCTTCTTTCCACAAAGAATATGGTGAAAGGTTTGCCGCATATTGATCATCCTGAAGAAGTTTGCGAAGGTTGCATACTTGGCAAACATCATAGGCCAAGCTTCTCTAAAGAAATGAGATGGAGAGCATCACGCCCGTTGGAGATCGTTCATACAGACGTATGCGGTCCTCTGAAGCCTGTTTCTAATGGAGGTAATCAGTATTTTTTGACTTTCATTGATGATTATTCCAGAAAGACTTGGGTATATTTCTTGAAAAGAAAATCTGAGgtgtttgatattttcaaagagTTCAAAATTCTTGTTGAAAGACAGAGTGGGCACTATATTAAAGTTCTCAGATCCGACCAAGGTGGTGAGTTTACATCCGATTTGTTCGAAAAGTTCTGCAAGGAGCATGGAATCGTTCACCAGCTCACACCTCCATATACTCCTCAACTGAATGGTGTTGCTGAAAGGAAGAACCGAACAATTCTTGATATGGCGAGAAGTATGATGAAAGGGAAAGACTTACCTCGAGAATTCTGGGCTGAAGCTGTCGCAACAGCAGTGTATCTCTTGAATCGATGTCCAACCAAAAGTGTTCGCAACATGACGCCTGAAGAAGCATGGAGTTCGTTCAAGCCCAGTATTGCGCACTTGAGAGTTTTTGGCTGTATTGCTTATGCCAAAATTCCTGAAGCTCGAAGAATCAAGCTTGATGACAAAGGTGAAAAGTGTATCTTCGTGGGATATGGAGATCGAGTAATGGGTTACAAATTGTATAACCCACTCACGAAGAAGGTGATCATAAGTCGCGATGTGGTGTTTGAAGAAGATCAAACATGGAGCTGGGAGGATAAGAAAGCTGCAAGCTCGTCGGATATTGTACCTGATCAGCAAGAAGAAGCACGTGAAGTAGAAGAGCCAGATTCACCAACATCATCTCAAGGTCCAGTCGGAAGGCCAAGAAGAATGCGCAATCTGAATGATATATATGAAGCTACTGAAGAAGTTGATGGAGCTGGAGAggaaaatgtgaatcttatttgtttttttatggatgCTGATCCAGTTGCTTATGCAGATGCTGCGCAAGATAGGAAATGGAAGATTGCAATGGACGAGGAAATCAATGCGATTGAGAAAAACGATACTTGGTCGTTGACGACATTGCCAGAAGGCCGAAAAGCAATTGGTGTGAAATGGGTGttcaaaacaaagaaaaatgcCAACGGTGAAGTGCAAAGGTACAAGGCGAGGTTGGTGGCGAAAGGATACAAGCAGAAGGCTGGAATCGattatagtgaagtatttgCTCCCGTTGCTCGTCTTGAGACGATCAGAATGTTTATCTCACTAGCCGCTCAACACAATTGGAAGATCTATCAGCTTGATGTGAAGTCTGCATTTCTAAATGGCTttcttgaagaagaaatttaCGTGGAGCAACCTGAAGGTTATGTGAAACGAGGAGCCGAAAATAAAGTCTACAGATTGAAGAAAGCTTTGTACGGGCTCAAGCAAGCACCTCGCGCCTGGAATTCCAGAATCAATGAATATTTTCTGAGGAATGGTTTTGAGAAGTGCCCATATGAACATGCTCTATACTTGAAGAAAGATGCTAAAGGTAACATGTTGTTTGTTTGCCTATATGTTGATGATCTAGTTTTTACTGGAAATTGTGAAGCAATGtttcataaattcaagaaGAGCATGATCAAGGAGTTCGAGATGACGGACATTGGCTTGATGGCACATTTTCTGGGAATTGAGGTAGTGCAAAAGGAAGATGGGATATTTATCTCTCAAAGTTCATTTGCAAAACAAATCTTGGAGAAGTTCAAAATGGAGTCTTGCAATCCCGTTAATACTCCCGTGGAGATTGGTCAAGAATTGAGGAAGCATGATGGTGAAGCAGAGGTAGATCCAACTTACTTCAAAAGCCTGGTTGGAAGTCTACGATATCTAACGTGCACTAGGCCCGATATTCTCTATGGAGTTGGACTAATTAGCAGGTACATGGAAACGCCGTCACAGTCTCATTTGAATGCGGCCAAGAGGATTTTGCGCTATATTAAAGGTACGCTGAATGAAGGTATACTTTATCCCTCTAATCAAGAAGTTAAGCTCATTGGTTATTCGGATAGCGATTGGGGAAGAGACTTAGATGAAAGAAAGAGCACTACCGGCTACTGTTTTTATATTGGAGATGCCGTCTTTACCTGGTCATCAAAGAAGCAAGCTATAGTGACACTCTCAACATGTGAAGCTGAGTATGTTGCAGCAAGTTCAACGGTGTGCCATTGCATTTGGTTGAGAAATTTACTAAGTTTTCTGGGATTCGCGCAACAAGGCCCGACAGAGATATTTGTTGATAATAAGTCTGCAATAGCACTTGCGAAAAATCCGGTGTTCCACGAAAGAAGTAAGCATATTGACACTCGTTATCATTTTATTCGGGAGCACGTGAACCAAAATGATGTGGAGTTAGTGTACTGCAAGTCCCAGGATCAAATTGCAGACATATTTACGAAGCCACTAAAGCAGGATGTGTTTAGAAGATTGAAATTTATGCTCGGCATGAAGACATTGAAGAATTGAGCTTAAGGGAGGATGTTGAATtattaaactcaattactTCAATATTAAGAAAAGGCTCGGTGGAAGTGATGAAGTAGGTGCATCACCTACTTATCATATGtggatgaaattttgtttcttcatGGCTTAAGAGAAGGCCACAATCTCTCTACGTCACATGGCGGTGGGATGAGTTATCAATCTTTAATCTCTTCATGGCTAAGTAAATTGTCTCTTAGAATGATTATGAGGAGGTGACGTAGCATGTATGTGTATAATAGTTAGCCATACATAGTTgactactttattatctttgaaATCTATAAATAGGTAGTTGTAGTTCATTGtaaaatcaatcaagaaagaaaaaatgagtgaGTTGGAGAGAAAAGAGTCGTAGCtcaagagagaaagagagaagaaagctTTGTAGTGCTGAAGCACTTTTGTTGTGTATTTTGTAATCCTTTTGTGAGAagcctataaatatttatcctcCATATTTCATCTTTGTTGAGTGttcttatattttgtgtgttaaatatccaacaaaaatGAGTTaggaatgtgagatccaccataaaaaaaaaagtaaaagtgaaagatgatAAATTTTGAGGGACtgacgaaaatgaaaataaatgacaaattttcaaggacggagggagtacaagaATATATAATCTAGATTCATAACATGTTGGAAAAATGCACCTGTAGCGTTATTTGATTCCATGATTTGATCGAATCTTACATATGAATCAACTAGTTTTAGTATACTCATGTATGTTAATTTGATACATGAACAATTTTCGGTTTATAATTCAGAGGAAGCTATGATATCTTTGATTTTGtcgaataattaaataaattagttctTACACTCTAAAAGAATTCTCTAAGAAATGGAGTACTCCATTAGTCCGAAATATAAAGTTCCACTTTATTTCGACGTGGATAGTAAATACTTTGTACACCTTCCGTTGCATAATAGtaaagtcatttttccattttgatacgtttcataatagtagagtcatttcattttcagtaAAAGTaaacacattaattaaaatccattatattttcaataaacaGATACTCGAGTGGATGAGAAGCCAATGGGCAATCACGACAATCGGACTGACGTTCCTACTACTCGGTGAAGCCAAGAAGCACAACATCAGCATGTTCGAGCCGAAGGGCGACGCCTACCGAGAGTGGCTCGAGTCGAGAGACCTCAAGTCCGTCGTCTACGTCTCCTTCGGAAGCATCGCCTCTCTTAAAAAAGAGCAAATGGCGGAACACGGCCACGCCCTTCTAGCCACGGGCCGCCACTTCCTATGGCTTGTCCGATCCACCGAACTCGACAAGCTCCCTTCCGACTTCGCCAACACCGCGGCCGGGAAGGGCCTAATTGTCGAGTGGTGCCACCAGCCCGAGGTGCTGGCGCACAAAGCCGTGGCGATGGCGCAGTGGGTGGATCAGTGCACGAATGCGAAGCTTGTGGAGGATGTGTGGGGGGCAGGGGCGCGATGCGGCGGCAGAGATGGGATTGTTGGGAGGGAGGAGATTGCCAAGTGTATTGAGAGAGTTGTTGGAGGGGATGAGATTAGGAGGAATGCTCTGAGGTGGAAGGAAATggcggcggaggcggtggGGAAGGGTGGGACTTCCGACCTTAATGTTGTGGATTTTGTTTCTAAGATTGTGTTTGATGATGGCGGGGATTTTAGCCCCACCTCTGTTCTTGTTTGAACAAGTTcaagttagtggaatgcgtTAGTGGAACTTGAGGTCATTAACACTACTTATACAGACGGTCAACAATGGTGCCGTCCTACGATTGCTACTGGACTATATTTAATAGGCCACCAAAATCACATGACTCTATATCATTTAATCCATTAACAATACTTATACGGACGGTCAACGATGGTGCAGTCCTATGATTGCTACTAAACTATAATAGGCCACCAAAACATTCCTAACTCTTGACTTGGTTCATCACATCACACCTCCATAAATCCAAAAGtaagaaacaaagaaaagcaaagaaaTGGATGCAGAGGTGGTGATGATCCCATACCCAGCCCAAGGCCGCATCAACCCGGCTGCCGCCTTTGCCGAGTCCCTCGCCCTCCACGGCCTACGCGTCACCCTCACCACCACCATTTCCCTATCCGAAACCGCTACATTCCACCACTCATCCATCACCATCCACCCCCTCTCCGATGGCCACGAGCAAGTCACCCAGCCCGAGACCCTCGAGGCCTACCTAGCCCGTCTCAAGGCCAATCTGTCACGCAGCCTGGCCGCCTTCTTGGACGAGTGCGGCCAGGTTAAAGCCGTGATCTACGACTCTGCAATGCCGTGGGTGCTTGATATCGCGCACGAACGAGGCTTGCTCGGGGCTACATTTTTCACTCAGCCTTGCAGTGTTACCGCTGTTTATTACCATTTGGGACAAGGGTTGCTGAGGTTTCCACACAATCAAGACTCGACTGTGAACTTGCCGGCGCTGCCTCCTCTTCGACCGCATCATCTGCCTTTGTTTGCACATCTTGATGAACCGAGGATTACTTTGGATCTTGTTGCTCATCAGTTTGATAATCTTGAGAGAGCTGATTGGATCTTCTTCAACTCATTTTACAAGCTTGAATCTCAGGTACTACTCGCTTTTTTTTCAGCGACACAAAGCTTATCTAGTGTGCACGTTGAATCACGTAGTTTGGTCATATTTTGGCCAGTCTCATAAGATTTGAAAACGGAGTATTGAATTGTGAAgttttaggttttttttactatttcatcCGACATCCGTGTGTGTATGAAACAACGTCGTTTGGTGATACTAAAAAAACGttgaggaagagaaaaaaaattgcttcTTTAAAAGTAACAACGTTGTTACGAGTACCACCAAATGATGTCATTTTGTACAAGAATGAGacaacaaagaaaagaattgaaatttcGTGATTTAGCTGTACCTCGTCCAAGAAAAGtcatgtttttcaatttttatctgTCCACAAAATTATTCCCATtctatttacaaaaaatttctAACAGTTTATTGCCTTCATGCGTtacttatttacaacttttATATGTGTGCCCACCACACATTAAAAGTGTAGGGTCCATttttaactaatactccccACGTCCCAGATAGTTTgtgtcatttttctatttcggtccgtcccacttagtttgtctcatttcattttttacaatttttggtagtgaacctcatattcaaactcattcatactctcatttcattataaaactaacatataaaagtaggatccacatttcactaactttttcaactcacatttcactacatattttaaaacccgtgcccagAGGCGGAAACAGAAATAATTATCGATAGGGGCTGagatttctaaattttattttgatgtatatttttgagtaatttagataatttgtaAGGGCTTTTACACTATAACTTACACTAAACttgactaaattttaaaaaaaaaagtttaaaaattatttcattgagggcttaagcccctccaTCTTTGACTTTGGGTCCCTTATGCTCGTGCctggtcaaagtgagacaaactatttgggacggagggagtagtactgtttgaataattttttctctttattctGTAATTTATCAGTCGCGCGTTGAAATCATGTCACATAATAtttaagactatttttttatggacgtacgaagtattttgttttcaaatttatatattaattagaattgGATCATATTTTCTAATTACATGACATTTTACCCCGTGAAAATATTAGTGTATATGCTTCATGCTCTAAATTTGATGTGTCATTGAAGGTATTAGATTGGATGGCAAGGATATGGCCAGTCAAGACTGTTGGACCAACTTACTTGCTACTCCAAAAAAGCAAGAGATCAGTTTCGAACCACATCATCAACCTGTTTGAGTCAAAACAAGATGAAGCGTGCCAAAAATGGCTCGACGCCAAGGGGAGCGGCTCGGTCGTGTACGTCTCTTTCGGAAGCTTAGCGTCTCTCCAAAAGGAGCAGATGGAGGAGCTCGCCCACGGCCTAGCAATGAGCAACTGCCCATTTTTGTGGGTGGTGAGAGCTTCTGAGATG
The genomic region above belongs to Salvia hispanica cultivar TCC Black 2014 unplaced genomic scaffold, UniMelb_Shisp_WGS_1.0 HiC_scaffold_778, whole genome shotgun sequence and contains:
- the LOC125200022 gene encoding UDP glycosyltransferase 9-like, whose translation is MRSQWAITTIGLTFLLLGEAKKHNISMFEPKGDAYREWLESRDLKSVVYVSFGSIASLKKEQMAEHGHALLATGRHFLWLVRSTELDKLPSDFANTAAGKGLIVEWCHQPEVLAHKAVAMAQWVDQCTNAKLVEDVWGAGARCGGRDGIVGREEIAKCIERVVGGDEIRRNALRWKEMAAEAVGKGGTSDLNVVDFVSKIVFDDGGDFSPTSVLV
- the LOC125200021 gene encoding UDP glycosyltransferase 9-like; amino-acid sequence: MDAEVVMIPYPAQGRINPAAAFAESLALHGLRVTLTTTISLSETATFHHSSITIHPLSDGHEQVTQPETLEAYLARLKANLSRSLAAFLDECGQVKAVIYDSAMPWVLDIAHERGLLGATFFTQPCSVTAVYYHLGQGLLRFPHNQDSTVNLPALPPLRPHHLPLFAHLDEPRITLDLVAHQFDNLERADWIFFNSFYKLESQVLDWMARIWPVKTVGPTYLLLQKSKRSVSNHIINLFESKQDEACQKWLDAKGSGSVVYVSFGSLASLQKEQMEELAHGLAMSNCPFLWVVRASEMDKIKNLDLEKGLVVEWCHQPHVLAHSAVACFLSHCGWNSTLEALSHGVPLVAMAREYDQPTNAMFVEDVWGFGIGVRAGEDGIVSREEIAMRVKQVVEGDEGIELKKNASKWKSLAHEAVEQGGTSATNIDEFVSAQRKIE